One window of Hymenobacter sp. BRD128 genomic DNA carries:
- a CDS encoding leucine--tRNA ligase — protein MPAYRPQELEKKWQDHWQQHHTFRADNNSDKPKYYVLDMFPYPSGAGLHVGHPLGYIASDIVARYQRLQGRNVLHPMGFDSFGLPAEQYAIQTGQHPAVTTEQNIETYIRQLQQLGFSYDWEREVRTSDPSYYKWTQWIFLKLFNSWYNLDTDRAEPVSALMAKFAESGSAGIRAAGEDADRHDFTAGQWQSFTEKQKLAAILPYRLAYQQDTYVNWCAALGTVLSNDEVKDGLSERGGYPVERRLMPQWNLRITAYADRLLQGLDTLDWPDAVKEMQRNWIGKSIGAEVSFPVQGHEGTVIKVYTTRVDTIYGATFLVLAPEHELVDTLTTPAQRAAVDEYIAATKRRSERDRMSDVKTVSGVFTGAYAANPVDGTPVPIWLADYVLAGYGTGAVMAVPSGDQRDYLFAKHFDLPIPAISDAQKDLDQQADPTKEGRYINSGIVNGLGYKEATATLIAYLEEKGLGKGKVNFRLRDAIFGRQRYWGEPIPIYYKDGTAYGVAEADLPLVLPEIDEYKPTETGEPPLGRAKDWKYKGQYEFELSTMPGWAGSSWYYLRYMDPHNADRFVGEEAEKYWGQVDLYMGGAEHATGHLLYSRFWYLFLKDLGLVTANEPFQKLINQGMILGRSNFVYRLNASWSSFGKPFDTENIKLYQPIFVTKSFYEQLSKPIKDNNNPAVVKLHQLLLDLANKTRNKLKEEGIDTGISINPMYGEDGEPFVRFTPINVDVNIVENDILDRELFRESRSEYADAEFLLEDNGDYVCGWEVEKMSKSKYNVVNPDVLIDKYGADALRLYEMFLGPLEQFKPWNTNGITGVGTFLKKFWRLFHPEDGALAVTDEPASPAELKALHRVIQKVAQDIEKFSFNTSVSTFMIAVNELTALGTRKRAILEPLVVLLSPFAPHLAEELWEELGHYPGSISYAQYPEFREEYLVEANVTYPVAINGKVREQRQFATTATAAEIETAILESDFLARFGDGKAAKKVVVVPGRMVNVVV, from the coding sequence ATGCCCGCCTACCGCCCCCAAGAGCTTGAAAAAAAGTGGCAAGACCACTGGCAGCAGCATCATACCTTCCGCGCCGACAATAACTCTGACAAGCCCAAGTACTACGTGCTCGACATGTTTCCCTACCCTAGCGGGGCGGGGCTGCACGTGGGGCACCCGCTGGGCTACATTGCCTCCGACATTGTGGCGCGCTACCAGCGCCTGCAAGGCCGCAACGTGCTGCACCCCATGGGCTTCGACTCGTTTGGCCTGCCCGCCGAGCAGTATGCCATCCAGACCGGCCAGCACCCGGCCGTGACCACCGAGCAGAACATCGAAACCTACATCCGGCAGCTCCAGCAGCTGGGCTTTAGCTACGACTGGGAGCGCGAGGTACGCACCTCCGACCCAAGCTACTACAAGTGGACGCAGTGGATTTTCCTCAAGCTGTTCAATAGCTGGTACAACCTCGACACCGACCGCGCCGAGCCCGTGAGCGCGCTCATGGCCAAGTTTGCCGAGAGCGGAAGCGCCGGCATCCGCGCCGCAGGCGAGGACGCCGACCGCCACGACTTCACGGCCGGCCAGTGGCAGAGCTTTACCGAAAAGCAGAAGCTCGCCGCCATCCTCCCCTACCGGCTAGCCTATCAGCAAGATACTTATGTGAACTGGTGCGCCGCGCTAGGCACTGTGCTCAGCAACGACGAGGTGAAGGACGGCCTTTCGGAGCGCGGCGGCTACCCCGTGGAGCGCCGCCTCATGCCGCAGTGGAACCTGCGCATCACGGCCTACGCCGACCGCCTGCTGCAAGGCCTCGACACCCTCGACTGGCCCGACGCCGTGAAGGAGATGCAGCGCAACTGGATTGGCAAGAGCATCGGGGCCGAGGTGAGCTTCCCGGTGCAGGGCCACGAAGGCACTGTTATTAAAGTGTATACGACCCGCGTCGATACCATCTACGGCGCTACCTTCCTGGTGCTAGCCCCCGAGCACGAGCTGGTCGATACGCTCACCACGCCCGCCCAGCGCGCGGCCGTGGATGAGTACATCGCCGCCACCAAGCGCCGCTCAGAGCGCGACCGCATGAGCGACGTGAAAACCGTGTCGGGCGTGTTCACCGGCGCCTACGCCGCTAATCCCGTCGATGGCACGCCCGTGCCCATCTGGCTGGCCGACTACGTGCTGGCCGGCTACGGCACCGGCGCCGTAATGGCCGTGCCCAGCGGCGACCAGCGCGACTACCTCTTCGCCAAGCACTTCGACCTGCCCATCCCGGCCATTTCGGACGCCCAAAAGGACCTCGACCAGCAGGCCGACCCCACCAAGGAAGGCCGCTACATCAACTCGGGCATTGTGAACGGCCTGGGCTATAAGGAAGCCACCGCCACCCTCATCGCCTACCTCGAAGAAAAGGGCCTGGGCAAGGGCAAGGTGAATTTCCGCCTGCGCGACGCCATTTTTGGCCGCCAGCGCTACTGGGGCGAGCCCATCCCGATTTACTATAAAGACGGCACCGCCTACGGCGTGGCCGAGGCAGACCTGCCGCTCGTGCTCCCCGAAATCGACGAGTACAAGCCCACCGAAACCGGCGAGCCCCCGCTAGGCCGCGCCAAAGACTGGAAGTACAAGGGTCAGTACGAGTTCGAGCTGAGCACCATGCCCGGCTGGGCCGGCTCCAGCTGGTACTACCTCCGCTACATGGACCCGCACAACGCCGACCGCTTCGTGGGCGAGGAAGCCGAAAAATACTGGGGCCAGGTAGACCTCTACATGGGCGGCGCCGAGCACGCCACCGGCCACCTGCTCTACTCCCGCTTCTGGTACCTGTTCTTGAAGGACCTGGGCCTAGTGACGGCTAATGAGCCGTTCCAGAAGCTGATAAATCAGGGGATGATTCTGGGCCGTTCGAATTTTGTGTACCGGTTGAATGCTAGTTGGTCTTCTTTCGGAAAGCCCTTTGATACCGAAAATATTAAGCTTTACCAGCCTATTTTCGTTACAAAAAGCTTTTACGAACAGCTCTCAAAACCAATTAAGGACAATAACAATCCTGCTGTTGTAAAACTGCATCAATTGCTTTTAGACCTTGCAAATAAAACTCGCAACAAATTAAAAGAGGAAGGAATTGATACAGGCATTTCTATTAATCCAATGTATGGTGAGGATGGCGAGCCTTTTGTAAGATTCACTCCAATCAATGTTGATGTTAACATCGTTGAGAATGACATTCTTGATAGAGAGTTATTTCGCGAATCACGCAGTGAATATGCTGATGCAGAATTTCTCTTAGAGGATAACGGTGATTATGTCTGTGGCTGGGAAGTCGAGAAAATGTCGAAGTCAAAATACAACGTCGTAAATCCCGACGTGTTGATTGACAAATACGGCGCGGACGCCCTGCGCCTCTACGAAATGTTCCTCGGCCCGCTGGAGCAGTTCAAGCCCTGGAATACCAACGGCATCACCGGCGTAGGCACGTTCCTCAAGAAGTTCTGGCGCCTCTTCCACCCCGAAGACGGCGCGCTGGCCGTGACCGACGAGCCCGCTAGCCCCGCCGAGCTGAAGGCCCTGCACCGCGTCATCCAGAAGGTGGCGCAGGATATTGAAAAGTTCAGCTTCAACACCAGCGTGAGCACCTTCATGATTGCCGTGAACGAGCTCACCGCCCTCGGCACCCGCAAGCGCGCCATCCTGGAGCCGCTCGTGGTGCTGCTCTCGCCCTTCGCCCCCCACCTGGCCGAAGAGCTGTGGGAAGAGCTCGGCCACTACCCCGGCAGCATCAGCTACGCCCAGTACCCCGAGTTCCGCGAGGAGTATTTGGTCGAAGCCAACGTGACCTACCCCGTGGCCATCAATGGCAAGGTGCGCGAGCAGCGCCAGTTTGCCACCACCGCCACGGCCGCCGAAATCGAAACCGCGATTCTGGAATCGGATTTCCTAGCCCGCTTCGGCGACGGGAAAGCGGCCAAAAAAGTGGTGGTAGTGCCCGGCCGCATGGTGAACGTAGTGGTGTAG
- a CDS encoding ABC transporter transmembrane domain-containing protein has product MAHHATAGLPPPTPWQRLTHMLDTERSTIRYIIFYAVITGVISLSLPLGTQAVFNLVSTGAVFSSTYILVAVVGGVLLGGILLVGQITLVEAIEQRIFAKAAIEYAYRLPRIKPEALEGLDPKELVNRFFDILTIQKGLTKLLVDVMFAVLQILMGVIVLSFYHPIFIGFGLFTILALGFVYMLNYRRALRTSIEESAYKYELVAWLEEVAGRLDEVRGNDAEEHKTLARADELTSEYLHARNQHFQTLKSYYNYGIALRTILTAGLLIAGTLFVVSRQMTLGQFVAAEVIIVMISGSIEKLMTSINTIFDVLTAVEKVAAVTDLPLDEHKNTIAYDHA; this is encoded by the coding sequence ATGGCCCACCACGCTACTGCCGGCCTGCCACCGCCCACGCCCTGGCAACGCCTCACCCACATGCTCGATACCGAGCGCAGCACCATTCGCTACATCATTTTTTACGCCGTTATCACGGGTGTTATCAGCTTGTCGCTGCCGCTGGGCACGCAGGCAGTATTTAACCTCGTGTCGACGGGCGCCGTGTTCAGCTCCACCTATATACTAGTAGCGGTGGTGGGTGGCGTGCTGCTCGGGGGCATCCTGCTAGTTGGTCAGATTACGCTGGTAGAAGCTATTGAGCAGCGCATTTTTGCCAAGGCGGCCATTGAGTATGCCTACCGGCTGCCGCGCATCAAGCCCGAGGCGCTGGAAGGACTGGACCCCAAGGAGTTGGTCAATCGCTTTTTTGATATCCTGACTATTCAGAAGGGCCTCACCAAGCTGCTGGTCGATGTCATGTTTGCGGTGCTGCAAATCCTGATGGGCGTGATTGTGCTGTCCTTTTACCATCCCATTTTCATTGGGTTTGGGTTGTTTACCATCCTGGCGCTCGGGTTCGTGTATATGCTTAACTACCGGCGGGCGCTGCGCACGAGCATTGAAGAATCGGCCTACAAGTATGAGCTGGTGGCCTGGCTCGAAGAAGTGGCCGGCCGCCTCGACGAGGTGCGTGGCAACGATGCCGAGGAGCACAAGACCCTAGCCCGCGCCGACGAGCTGACGTCGGAATACCTGCACGCGCGCAACCAGCATTTCCAGACCCTCAAGTCGTATTACAACTACGGCATTGCGCTGCGCACCATCCTCACGGCGGGCCTGCTCATTGCGGGCACGCTCTTCGTGGTATCGCGCCAGATGACGCTCGGGCAGTTCGTAGCCGCCGAAGTCATTATCGTGATGATTAGCGGCTCGATAGAAAAGCTGATGACGAGCATTAATACCATTTTTGACGTGCTGACGGCGGTAGAAAAAGTGGCCGCCGTGACTGACCTGCCGCTCGACGAGCATAAAAATACCATCGCCTACGACCATGCTTAA
- a CDS encoding TolC family protein translates to MNKLVAFFERGSFSLVRTPAPGPTPLDVGRGWGGVLGLLLGCLLLASPACAQNPPLPARRSGLERAPLQTTQLDIIRPADTARVFSLENLAELVFANHPIVKQAALLSDEARAQVLQARGGFDPKLGSDFHRKQFGGTDYYNNWHNELKVPIWPGGIDLKASYDRYAGTYVNPESRTPMNGLAGVGVSVPIGAGLLIDARRSTLRQAKALQTAAEADRVKQINEVWLQAAKDYWAWYYAYQQAQLIREGVALADRRFQATARRAQLGDQAPIDSVEAQITVQDRQVQAAQLQVEVQNARLVLSNHLWNKNNQPVELPAYAAPQTPARDTVSRQEYQRLANLAASSHPTLRKLGAKITQYNIEERYRREMLKPKINLSGTLISQGDFYRPEVPGYYDFGWNNHKVGVDFAFPLFLRAERGKLQYARIQVQETVLERQQSQRTIATQVNNVYNTLRAYDQQLTLQAQTVANQRKLLAAELAKFELGESTIFLINARESKLIELRIKQESLRASYEKARAELYYYAGMRSVAGGE, encoded by the coding sequence ATGAATAAGTTAGTTGCTTTCTTTGAGCGGGGTAGCTTTTCTCTGGTGCGTACCCCCGCCCCCGGCCCTACGCCGCTTGATGTGGGCCGGGGGTGGGGCGGCGTGCTAGGGCTGCTACTAGGCTGCCTGCTGCTGGCTAGCCCCGCCTGCGCCCAAAACCCGCCGCTGCCGGCCCGGCGCTCGGGCCTGGAGCGCGCCCCGCTGCAAACCACCCAGCTCGACATCATCCGCCCCGCCGACACGGCCAGGGTATTTTCGCTCGAAAACCTGGCCGAGCTGGTGTTTGCCAACCACCCCATCGTGAAGCAGGCGGCCCTGCTCAGCGACGAGGCCCGCGCCCAGGTGCTGCAAGCCCGCGGCGGCTTTGACCCCAAGCTGGGGTCCGATTTTCACCGCAAGCAGTTTGGCGGCACCGATTATTACAACAATTGGCATAACGAGCTGAAGGTACCCATCTGGCCCGGCGGCATTGACCTCAAGGCCAGCTACGACCGCTACGCGGGCACCTACGTGAACCCCGAAAGCCGCACTCCAATGAATGGGCTGGCCGGCGTGGGGGTGTCGGTGCCCATCGGCGCGGGCCTACTCATCGATGCCCGGCGCAGCACCCTGCGCCAGGCCAAAGCCCTGCAGACCGCCGCCGAGGCCGACCGCGTGAAGCAGATAAACGAGGTGTGGCTGCAGGCCGCCAAGGACTACTGGGCCTGGTACTATGCCTATCAGCAGGCCCAACTCATTCGGGAGGGTGTGGCGCTGGCCGACCGGCGCTTTCAGGCCACCGCCCGCCGCGCCCAGCTTGGCGACCAGGCGCCCATCGACTCAGTAGAAGCCCAGATAACCGTGCAGGACCGCCAGGTGCAGGCCGCCCAGCTGCAGGTGGAGGTGCAAAATGCCCGCCTTGTGCTTTCTAATCACCTCTGGAACAAGAACAATCAGCCCGTGGAGCTGCCCGCCTACGCCGCCCCCCAAACCCCCGCGCGCGACACCGTGAGCCGCCAGGAATACCAGCGCCTCGCCAACCTAGCCGCCAGCAGCCACCCCACGCTGCGCAAGCTGGGGGCCAAAATCACCCAGTATAACATCGAGGAGCGCTACCGCCGCGAAATGCTCAAGCCCAAAATCAACCTCAGCGGTACGCTCATCAGCCAGGGCGATTTTTACCGGCCCGAAGTGCCCGGCTACTACGATTTTGGCTGGAATAACCACAAGGTAGGCGTCGATTTTGCCTTTCCGCTCTTCCTGCGGGCCGAGCGCGGCAAGCTCCAATACGCCCGCATTCAAGTGCAGGAAACGGTGCTGGAGCGCCAGCAGAGCCAGCGCACCATCGCCACGCAGGTAAACAACGTCTACAACACCCTGCGCGCCTACGACCAGCAGCTCACCCTGCAGGCCCAGACGGTAGCCAACCAGCGTAAGCTGCTGGCCGCCGAGCTGGCCAAGTTTGAGCTGGGCGAGAGCACCATCTTCCTCATTAATGCCCGCGAGAGCAAGCTCATCGAGTTGCGCATCAAGCAGGAAAGCCTGCGGGCCAGCTACGAAAAAGCGCGCGCCGAGCTGTACTACTACGCCGGCATGCGCTCGGTAGCCGGGGGCGAGTAA
- a CDS encoding LEA type 2 family protein has product MFASFLTRHRGAAQVIAGVLAVAGLSQCGIHEQVQQAKAFKNVDVRLASIDQATVGGVNVLNLRQAADLGTAERALLLAAYTSGNLPLRMRANLEFRNPNNETAALNEFDYIALIDGKEVAKGHTTQRIEVPANGGVTTAPIQVESNLRQVLGDQTGESLANFALGLTDRDRQPLRFTLKLKPTFITSSGRRISPPGYSTVEKEFTPAQALDAVSRPDSVRRP; this is encoded by the coding sequence ATGTTTGCTTCTTTTCTAACCAGGCACCGCGGGGCAGCCCAGGTCATTGCCGGCGTGCTGGCCGTAGCCGGCCTGAGCCAGTGCGGCATCCATGAACAAGTACAACAGGCTAAAGCGTTTAAGAACGTGGACGTGCGGCTGGCATCCATTGACCAGGCTACCGTGGGCGGCGTCAACGTGCTGAACCTGCGCCAGGCCGCCGACCTGGGCACCGCCGAGCGGGCGCTACTGCTGGCGGCCTATACGTCTGGCAACCTGCCCCTGCGCATGCGGGCCAACCTGGAGTTTCGCAACCCCAACAACGAGACGGCTGCTCTTAACGAATTTGACTATATCGCCCTCATCGATGGCAAGGAAGTGGCCAAAGGCCATACTACCCAGCGTATTGAGGTGCCGGCCAATGGCGGCGTAACCACGGCGCCCATTCAGGTAGAAAGCAACCTGCGCCAGGTACTAGGCGACCAAACGGGCGAGAGCCTGGCCAACTTCGCCCTCGGCCTCACCGACCGCGACCGCCAGCCGCTGCGCTTCACGCTCAAGCTCAAGCCCACGTTTATCACTAGCAGCGGCCGCCGCATCTCGCCCCCCGGCTATTCCACGGTCGAGAAAGAATTTACCCCCGCCCAGGCCCTCGACGCCGTGAGTCGCCCCGACTCGGTGCGCCGGCCCTAG
- a CDS encoding type II toxin-antitoxin system RelE/ParE family toxin, translating to MSFRIVITDSFRRPGKRLRKKYATFKADFAALLDELEQEPQAGEPLGRDCYKVRMSITAKNKGKSGGTRLITCVKVVGETVYLLTIYDKSAQESISDSERDELLRENGLL from the coding sequence ATGAGCTTTAGGATAGTCATTACCGATAGCTTCCGTCGGCCCGGTAAGCGGCTGCGTAAGAAATACGCGACGTTTAAGGCTGATTTTGCCGCGTTGCTGGACGAATTGGAGCAAGAGCCGCAAGCCGGCGAGCCGCTAGGCCGCGACTGCTACAAAGTGCGCATGAGTATCACCGCCAAAAACAAAGGCAAAAGCGGCGGTACTAGGCTAATAACCTGCGTGAAAGTCGTCGGCGAAACGGTGTACTTGCTCACGATTTACGACAAGTCGGCGCAGGAGTCCATCTCCGACAGTGAGCGCGACGAGTTGCTGCGCGAAAACGGATTATTGTAA
- a CDS encoding HlyD family secretion protein, which yields MLNLSNQHVAEEVWEHVPRQSRPELLRTYASRRLGRILLVIGIVFLIILFLPWRQTIYGSGSLTALTPQDRPQNIQNQIAGRIEHWNVREGQLVHRGDTLLMLSEIKDEYFDPNLPERLREQLAAKRASVGAYQAKINATDQQIAALRATLDVQLESAANKVAQAQNYLNSDRADLVAVTNFYETAKARLLRYEEGYKNGLFSLTDIETRRLKLQEDLAKVTSQRNKVSSSVQNLANARIELANLRAKYGQDLAKANSDRSTAVSSRVSYEGEVAATRNKIGNVEVRRGLYVVRAPQTGYIVRALKAGIGETIKEGESIATLQPQSPALAAEVYVRAMDVPLIQPGRTVRLQFDGFPAIQFSGWPSAAVGTFGGEVTVIDVVSSPGGKYRLLVRPTQPQPGDQPWPKQLRLGSGVQGWVILDSVPVWYEIWRQLNGFPPTLSTEPDVAPVKGEGKEKSK from the coding sequence ATGCTTAACCTCTCGAACCAACACGTGGCCGAGGAGGTGTGGGAGCACGTGCCCCGGCAGTCGCGCCCCGAGCTGCTGCGCACCTACGCCAGCCGCCGGCTAGGCCGCATTTTGCTGGTAATTGGAATAGTCTTCTTGATTATCCTGTTTTTGCCCTGGCGCCAGACCATTTACGGGTCGGGCAGCCTCACCGCGCTCACGCCGCAAGACCGGCCCCAAAACATTCAGAATCAGATAGCGGGCCGCATCGAGCACTGGAACGTGCGCGAGGGCCAGCTCGTGCACCGCGGCGATACGCTGCTCATGCTCTCCGAAATCAAGGACGAGTATTTTGACCCCAACCTGCCCGAGCGCCTGCGCGAGCAGCTAGCCGCCAAGCGCGCCAGCGTGGGGGCATACCAGGCCAAGATAAACGCCACCGACCAGCAGATTGCCGCCCTGCGCGCCACGCTCGACGTGCAGCTCGAATCGGCCGCCAACAAAGTAGCGCAGGCCCAGAACTACCTCAACAGCGACCGCGCCGACCTAGTGGCCGTTACTAACTTCTACGAAACGGCCAAGGCCCGGCTGTTGCGCTACGAGGAAGGCTACAAAAACGGCTTGTTCTCCCTCACCGACATCGAAACGCGCCGCCTCAAGCTGCAGGAAGACCTGGCCAAGGTAACCTCGCAGCGCAACAAGGTGAGCAGCAGCGTGCAAAACCTGGCCAACGCCCGCATCGAGCTGGCCAACCTGCGCGCCAAGTACGGCCAGGACCTGGCCAAGGCTAATTCGGACCGCAGCACGGCCGTGTCGAGCCGCGTGAGCTACGAAGGGGAGGTGGCCGCCACCCGCAATAAAATCGGTAATGTGGAAGTGCGCCGCGGCCTCTACGTGGTGCGCGCCCCCCAAACCGGCTACATCGTGCGCGCCCTCAAGGCCGGCATCGGCGAGACGATAAAGGAGGGCGAAAGCATTGCCACGCTTCAGCCGCAGTCGCCGGCGCTGGCGGCCGAGGTCTACGTGCGGGCGATGGACGTGCCGCTCATTCAGCCCGGCCGCACCGTGCGCCTGCAGTTCGACGGCTTCCCGGCCATCCAGTTTTCGGGCTGGCCCTCGGCGGCCGTGGGCACGTTTGGCGGTGAGGTGACGGTGATTGACGTGGTGAGCAGCCCCGGCGGCAAGTACCGCCTGCTGGTGCGCCCCACTCAGCCCCAGCCCGGCGACCAGCCCTGGCCCAAGCAGCTTCGGCTAGGGTCGGGCGTGCAGGGCTGGGTGATTCTCGACTCGGTACCCGTGTGGTACGAAATCTGGCGGCAGCTCAACGGCTTCCCGCCCACCCTCAGCACCGAGCCCGACGTAGCGCCCGTGAAGGGCGAAGGAAAGGAGAAAAGCAAGTAG
- a CDS encoding LLM class flavin-dependent oxidoreductase, translated as MTNSAKNVAFSVLDLAPILANATPTDTFRNSLRLAQEVEKLGYTRFWLSEHHNMASVASSAPVVLIGYIAGGTTTLRVGSGGIMLPNHAPLVVAEQIGTLASLYPGRIDLGLGRAPGSDQRTAQAIRGGRMGSAQDFPREVQQLQTYFSAANSTAAVRAIPGEGLDIPIYILGSSTDSAYLAAALGLPYAFASHFAPGQLLAALEIYRQNFRPSKALAKPYVIACVNVIAAATDEQATYLSTSLQQFMMSVITGRPAPLQPPVESMAALWGPAEQHAVQQMLAYSFIGSPATLQQDLQEFIHETQVDELMATSNIFDQEARVHSYRLLAEALQSVAQPQAAAELALR; from the coding sequence ATGACAAATTCCGCTAAAAACGTCGCTTTCTCCGTGCTGGATTTGGCGCCTATTCTGGCCAACGCCACGCCTACCGATACCTTTCGCAACAGCCTGCGCCTGGCCCAGGAGGTCGAGAAGCTGGGCTACACCCGCTTCTGGCTGTCCGAGCACCACAATATGGCCAGCGTGGCCAGTTCGGCGCCGGTGGTGCTGATTGGCTACATCGCGGGCGGCACTACCACGCTCCGCGTGGGCTCGGGTGGCATTATGCTGCCCAACCACGCCCCGCTGGTGGTGGCCGAGCAAATCGGTACGCTGGCCTCGCTTTATCCGGGCCGCATCGACTTGGGGCTGGGCCGTGCGCCCGGCTCCGACCAGCGCACGGCCCAGGCCATCCGGGGCGGCCGCATGGGCAGCGCGCAGGATTTTCCGCGCGAAGTGCAGCAGCTGCAAACCTACTTTTCGGCCGCTAACAGCACGGCCGCCGTGCGCGCCATTCCCGGCGAAGGACTCGATATTCCGATTTACATTCTGGGCTCCAGCACCGACAGTGCCTACCTGGCCGCCGCGCTGGGCCTGCCCTACGCCTTTGCCAGCCACTTTGCGCCGGGCCAGCTACTGGCCGCGCTAGAGATTTATCGCCAGAATTTCCGGCCCTCGAAGGCGCTGGCCAAGCCCTACGTCATTGCCTGCGTCAACGTGATTGCGGCCGCTACCGACGAGCAGGCCACCTACCTTTCTACCTCGCTCCAGCAGTTTATGATGAGCGTGATTACGGGCCGCCCGGCCCCGCTGCAACCGCCCGTCGAGTCGATGGCCGCGCTCTGGGGGCCCGCCGAGCAGCACGCCGTGCAGCAGATGCTAGCCTACTCGTTTATCGGCAGCCCGGCGACTCTTCAGCAAGATTTACAAGAGTTTATCCACGAAACGCAGGTGGATGAACTGATGGCCACGTCTAATATTTTCGACCAAGAGGCACGAGTACACTCCTACCGCCTGCTGGCCGAAGCGCTGCAGAGCGTAGCGCAGCCGCAGGCAGCCGCCGAACTGGCTTTGCGCTAG